In Streptomyces sp. SN-593, a single genomic region encodes these proteins:
- a CDS encoding IclR family transcriptional regulator, whose protein sequence is MAAADGAGSQVKSAVRTVELLEFFAGRPGMHSLAAVQESVGYPKSSLYMLLRTLVELGWIETDATGTRYGIGVRALLVGTSYIDGDEVVAAARPTLDRLSDETSETIHMARLDGTNVVYLATRQSQHYLRPFTRVGRRLPAHSTSLGKALLATYTDEQVRGLLPETLEPLTEHTHTDREKLIEELALIREQGYAVDREENTLGLRCFGIAIPYRSPARDAVSCSVPVARLTPGHEQMIKDTLFDARDRLLLATRRL, encoded by the coding sequence ATGGCTGCTGCCGACGGAGCCGGTTCCCAGGTCAAGTCCGCGGTCCGCACCGTGGAGCTGCTGGAGTTCTTCGCGGGCCGCCCCGGCATGCACAGCCTGGCCGCCGTGCAGGAGTCGGTCGGCTACCCCAAGTCGAGCCTGTACATGCTGCTGCGCACCCTGGTCGAGCTGGGCTGGATCGAGACCGACGCGACCGGCACGCGGTACGGCATCGGGGTGCGCGCGCTGCTGGTCGGCACCTCCTACATCGACGGCGACGAGGTGGTGGCCGCCGCCCGGCCCACCCTGGACCGGCTCTCCGACGAGACCAGCGAGACCATCCACATGGCCCGGCTCGACGGCACCAACGTGGTGTACCTCGCCACCCGGCAGTCCCAGCACTACCTGCGGCCCTTCACCCGCGTCGGCCGCCGGCTGCCCGCGCACTCCACGTCGCTCGGCAAGGCGCTGCTGGCCACGTACACCGACGAGCAGGTGCGGGGGCTCCTCCCGGAGACGCTGGAGCCGCTCACCGAGCACACGCACACCGACCGCGAGAAGCTGATCGAGGAGCTGGCGCTCATCCGCGAGCAGGGGTACGCGGTGGACCGCGAGGAGAACACGCTCGGGCTGCGCTGCTTCGGCATCGCGATCCCCTACCGGAGCCCCGCGCGGGACGCGGTCAGCTGCTCGGTGCCGGTGGCCCGGCTCACGCCCGGACACGAGCAGATGATCAAGGACACGCTCTTCGACGCCCGCGACCGCCTCCTGCTGGCCACCCGCCGCCTCTGA
- a CDS encoding class I SAM-dependent methyltransferase, with amino-acid sequence MADDTAGGSRTEPLDKFSPDMIATFASSFGPAAAAYSRHRPDYPVNAVRWALQPALDAGLGADDRTLDVLDLGAGTGKLSAVTAGLGHRVTAVEPDARMLAELREYAPGVSALQGGAEEIPLPDGSVDAVLVGQAFHWFDPDRALPEIARVLRPGGALGALWNTDDDRVDWVAGLGRSLSSRLGFLTWSKERTIVSHPALFPVEEGYFPHVQRRSAESLVATIATHSHALTREPAERDELFGRVRSYLASRPETAQGEFDLPLITVVQRSVRRGIAGS; translated from the coding sequence ATGGCTGACGACACCGCGGGCGGGTCCCGCACCGAACCGCTCGACAAGTTCTCCCCCGACATGATCGCCACGTTCGCCTCATCCTTCGGCCCGGCGGCGGCCGCGTACTCCCGGCACCGCCCCGACTACCCGGTGAACGCGGTGCGCTGGGCGCTCCAGCCGGCGCTGGACGCCGGGCTCGGCGCGGACGACCGCACCCTGGACGTCCTCGACCTGGGCGCGGGCACCGGCAAGCTGAGCGCGGTGACCGCCGGACTCGGCCACCGGGTGACCGCGGTGGAGCCCGACGCGCGGATGCTCGCCGAACTGCGGGAGTACGCGCCCGGCGTCTCCGCGCTCCAGGGCGGCGCGGAGGAGATCCCGCTGCCGGACGGGTCGGTGGACGCGGTGCTCGTCGGGCAGGCGTTCCACTGGTTCGACCCGGACCGGGCGCTGCCGGAGATCGCCCGGGTGCTGCGGCCGGGCGGCGCGCTCGGCGCGCTGTGGAACACCGACGACGACCGGGTGGACTGGGTCGCCGGCCTCGGCCGGTCCCTCAGCAGCCGGCTCGGCTTCCTGACCTGGTCCAAGGAGCGCACCATCGTCTCCCACCCGGCCCTGTTCCCGGTCGAGGAGGGCTACTTCCCGCACGTCCAGCGGCGCAGCGCCGAGTCGCTCGTCGCGACGATCGCCACCCACTCGCACGCGCTGACCCGCGAACCGGCCGAGCGGGACGAACTGTTCGGGCGGGTGCGGTCCTACCTCGCCTCGCGCCCGGAGACCGCACAGGGCGAGTTCGACCTGCCGCTGATCACCGTCGTGCAGCGCTCCGTACGGCGGGGAATCGCCGGTTCCTGA
- a CDS encoding 5-dehydro-4-deoxyglucarate dehydratase, with amino-acid sequence MTSPALAERLDGLLFFPVTAFDSDGSLDLDAFRAHVRAGIEAGAAAAFVCCGTGEFHALAPEEFGACVAAAVEEAAGRVPVVAGAGYGTALALQYAAVAERAGADGLLAMPPYLVVADQDGLLRHYTALAAGTGLDVIVYQRDNAVFTPETVVALAKVPNIIGLKDGVGDLDLMQRIISTVRAELPGHPFLYFNGLPTAELTGLAYRGIGVTLYSSAVYAFSPEIALAFHRALTTGDDATVRKLLDGFYRPLVNLRNQGRGYAVSLVKAGVRLRGLDVGEVRPPLSEPAPAHVKELGELIERGLALLGEH; translated from the coding sequence ATGACCTCGCCCGCGCTCGCCGAGCGACTTGACGGTCTGCTGTTCTTTCCCGTGACGGCGTTCGACTCCGACGGCTCGCTCGACCTCGACGCCTTCCGCGCGCACGTGCGCGCGGGCATCGAGGCCGGGGCGGCGGCCGCCTTCGTCTGCTGCGGCACGGGCGAGTTCCACGCGCTGGCCCCCGAGGAGTTCGGCGCCTGCGTGGCCGCGGCCGTCGAGGAGGCGGCCGGCCGGGTGCCGGTGGTGGCCGGCGCCGGGTACGGCACGGCCCTGGCGCTCCAGTACGCCGCCGTGGCCGAACGGGCGGGCGCCGACGGCCTGCTCGCGATGCCCCCCTACCTGGTGGTGGCCGACCAGGACGGCCTGCTGCGGCACTACACGGCGCTCGCCGCGGGCACCGGACTGGACGTCATCGTCTACCAGCGCGACAACGCCGTCTTCACCCCCGAGACGGTCGTCGCCCTCGCGAAGGTGCCGAACATCATCGGCCTCAAGGACGGCGTCGGCGACCTCGACCTCATGCAGCGGATCATCAGCACCGTCCGCGCCGAGCTGCCCGGCCACCCCTTCCTGTACTTCAACGGCCTGCCCACCGCCGAACTCACCGGCCTCGCCTACCGCGGCATCGGCGTCACCCTCTACTCCTCGGCGGTGTACGCGTTCTCGCCCGAGATCGCGCTCGCCTTCCACCGCGCGCTCACCACGGGCGACGACGCCACCGTGCGGAAGCTGCTCGACGGCTTCTACCGGCCGCTGGTCAACCTCCGCAACCAGGGCCGCGGTTACGCGGTCTCGCTGGTCAAGGCCGGTGTGCGGCTGCGGGGGCTGGACGTCGGCGAGGTGCGGCCGCCGCTGTCCGAACCCGCCCCGGCCCACGTCAAGGAGCTGGGCGAACTCATCGAGCGCGGCCTGGCGCTGCTCGGCGAGCACTGA
- a CDS encoding NAD-dependent epimerase/dehydratase family protein: protein MTAPRTILLTGAAGGLGTLMRDLLPPYGYDLRLLDMRPIKRTAGERAADERTADERTADADGAADANTVGREAETGQAGTRRVITADLADRDALREAVHGVDAVLHLAGISVESTFDKILAANIQGTHNLYEAVREEGVRTGGAPPRVVSASSNHAVGFTPRPRGGDPLIPIDTPRRPDTFYGLSKCFGEDLAQLYADRHGIDTVSVRIGSCFPEPSNVRMLSVWMSPADGARLFHAALTAGTTGHTVVYGSSANTRLWWDLAPARALGYEPRDDSEVFAARLIAEQGELDPDNPAHAHLGGAFCTDPPMWPY, encoded by the coding sequence ATGACCGCACCCCGCACCATCCTGCTCACCGGCGCCGCCGGCGGGCTCGGCACCCTGATGCGCGACCTGCTGCCGCCGTACGGCTACGACCTGCGCCTGCTCGACATGCGGCCGATCAAGCGGACGGCAGGCGAACGGGCGGCGGACGAGCGGACGGCCGACGAGCGGACGGCCGACGCGGACGGCGCCGCCGACGCGAACACCGTGGGCCGGGAGGCCGAGACGGGCCAGGCGGGCACCCGCCGGGTGATCACCGCCGACCTCGCCGACCGCGACGCGCTGCGCGAGGCCGTCCACGGAGTGGACGCGGTGCTGCACCTGGCCGGCATCTCCGTGGAGTCCACCTTCGACAAGATCCTCGCGGCGAACATCCAGGGCACGCACAACCTCTACGAGGCGGTCCGCGAGGAGGGCGTCCGCACCGGGGGCGCGCCGCCGCGGGTGGTCTCCGCCTCCAGCAACCACGCGGTCGGCTTCACCCCGCGCCCGCGCGGCGGCGACCCGCTGATCCCGATCGACACCCCGCGCCGCCCCGACACCTTCTACGGGCTGTCCAAGTGCTTCGGGGAGGACCTCGCCCAGCTCTACGCCGACCGGCACGGCATCGACACCGTCTCGGTCCGGATCGGCTCCTGCTTCCCCGAGCCGTCGAACGTGCGGATGCTGTCGGTCTGGATGAGCCCCGCCGACGGCGCCCGGCTCTTCCACGCCGCCCTGACCGCCGGCACCACCGGGCACACCGTCGTCTACGGCTCCTCCGCCAACACCCGGCTGTGGTGGGACCTCGCCCCGGCGCGGGCGCTGGGCTACGAACCCCGGGACGACTCCGAGGTGTTCGCCGCGCGGCTGATCGCCGAGCAGGGCGAGCTCGACCCGGACAACCCGGCCCACGCCCACCTCGGCGGCGCCTTCTGCACCGACCCGCCGATGTGGCCGTACTGA
- a CDS encoding ABC transporter substrate-binding protein, whose translation MNARPRSTAKAPVPSSRRGVLFAGAALASGAALTLAGCGSDKKSDKQDSAKDTTSAAAGAFPVTVAGQPGSLTVKSAPKRVAAYGNGRDTDLALALGAPLVLASRNSSFADGRSPWARPGSDVTLADSTDGLPLEKIAAARPDLILAADDYALQDDFAKLKAIAPTLGVKSGIGKDTWDVMAQRAGEALGQRAKADQLVAQVKAKIAQVRTEHPELAGKTFTFGPVTAGQVYTISSPADASAIFFSQLGMTLAPQVTKLPASSTPGRAQISSERLDLLEADVLILTYPNPKDQAAFEKGALFRNLKAVKRGSYIALDFKTAIAVAFPSVLSIPYGLDSAVPQLVKAVAAA comes from the coding sequence GTGAACGCCCGCCCCCGAAGCACCGCCAAGGCCCCTGTCCCCAGCTCGCGGCGCGGCGTCCTGTTCGCGGGGGCCGCGCTGGCCTCGGGCGCCGCTCTGACGCTGGCGGGCTGCGGCTCCGACAAGAAGAGCGACAAGCAGGACAGCGCCAAGGACACCACGAGCGCCGCCGCCGGCGCCTTCCCGGTGACGGTGGCGGGCCAACCCGGCTCGCTCACCGTGAAGTCGGCGCCCAAGCGCGTGGCCGCCTACGGCAACGGCCGGGACACCGACCTCGCGCTGGCGCTCGGCGCGCCCCTGGTGCTGGCCAGCCGCAACAGCAGCTTCGCCGACGGGCGTTCGCCCTGGGCCCGCCCCGGCAGCGACGTGACGCTCGCCGACTCCACCGACGGCCTGCCGCTGGAGAAGATCGCCGCCGCCCGCCCGGACCTGATCCTGGCCGCCGACGACTACGCCCTCCAGGACGACTTCGCCAAGCTCAAGGCGATCGCGCCCACCCTCGGCGTCAAGTCCGGCATCGGCAAGGACACCTGGGACGTGATGGCGCAGCGCGCCGGCGAGGCGCTGGGGCAGCGGGCCAAGGCGGACCAGTTGGTGGCGCAGGTCAAGGCGAAGATCGCCCAGGTCCGCACCGAGCACCCCGAACTCGCGGGCAAGACCTTCACGTTCGGCCCGGTGACGGCCGGACAGGTGTACACGATCAGTAGCCCGGCCGACGCCTCCGCGATCTTCTTCAGCCAGCTCGGCATGACGCTCGCCCCGCAGGTGACCAAGCTGCCCGCGAGCAGCACCCCCGGCCGCGCCCAGATCTCCAGTGAGCGGCTGGACCTGCTGGAGGCCGACGTGCTGATCCTCACCTACCCCAACCCCAAGGACCAGGCGGCCTTCGAGAAGGGCGCGCTGTTCCGCAACCTCAAGGCGGTCAAGCGCGGCTCGTACATCGCGCTGGACTTCAAGACCGCGATCGCCGTCGCCTTCCCGTCGGTGCTGAGCATCCCCTACGGCCTGGACAGCGCGGTGCCGCAGCTCGTGAAGGCCGTGGCGGCCGCCTGA
- a CDS encoding ABC transporter ATP-binding protein → MGRGRQQDGEQAEARRDLAGIQRPVRGRVTAAAVMEALAAALAVAPMVAVVELARRLLDGVDAHGRWSGDSGGLWTVTWWAAGLLAARLVLSLLAALVSHLADADLAIALRRALADHLAVLPLRWFAGGVSAQVKTVVQDDVSALHHAVAHARGDLAAAVAGPAVVVGYLLWADWRLALLTVALVGGAQTIRMRLAARTAAPLRRIGAARLELSAATIELVRGIAVAKAFGGQGAPRRFTEAAAEYADAGEEAQAGFAKQRGLTRATVAPTTVLLLVTGCGIALVGAGWTDPVRVIAFVLLGLGLFEQLTPIYAARDQARRARAAAHRVAGLLREPAEAVPAHPAALALAPGAAPTLTFDGVRFGYTEDREVLHGIDAVLRPGTVTAVVGPSGAGKSTLGLLPARFQDVTGGAVRLDGTDIRELDRAELHRHVGFVFQDVVLLRQSVRDNIALGDPGASPERVEAAARAAAIHDRVLQLPRGYDSVIGEDARLSGGEAQRVSIARALLADTSIVVLDEASAFADPESEAAVQDAVARLAAGRTLLVIAHRLRTVVDADQILVLDAGEVVERGTHRDLLAADGAYARMWRAQHPPESAPPAPRPAEEAGRTAVPPSAVGTAGGAADAPASADGTGLPAAEAGSDAAAVHPARPAGPGGVTASVGADGDEAAASRAAAAEGTADAPASAASPAPRAPGEAAATAPAATAQAGAKTAGAKTPDGRASDGRASDGRASDPAAPQGILRMLGRVLGDSRRRLVAGYLAATALYAISEGAAFGLLVPLLTALLEGDTSRAALWLPAEAAAVVVGWFAHYAMEMRALRLSATWQRGLYEKLGAHVVRLPLGWFDERRTGELPRLIGPGVETVTLGVRLAQVLIGALVTPAVIFVFLLCYDWRIAVSVLVTVPVVLAVFAVARRVTDRTEAEHDAAASEAGARLVEFAGAQPVLRAYGRDAADRGLLGEALEAQHRAARREVLGALPGQNLGRLAIQLAFTAVLVVGMRLATGGDVGAARLVALLVLGVHFLQPFGVVAGAASGLRATRAAVARVAAVLDTAPLPEPAEPAPLRTPDRPGPPSVRLTGVRFGYGDTSAPEYRPVLDGVDLEVPAGRTVALVGPSGAGKTTVTKLVARFFDVDGGRVEVGGLDVREVASAELTGAVSLVFQDVYLTDGTIEENIRLGRPDATDEEVRTAARRARVEPIAQRLPDGWASRVGEGGRLLSGGERQRVAIARALLKDAPVVLLDEATSALDAENEAAVHQALAELGTGRTLLVVAHRLTTVAGADRIAVLDDGRVVEEGTHADLLARGGRYARLWAEHERARGWRIASSADPSVPGADASPAVASPADESPADESPANGRAANGPGTDGAGGAGGTGGAHGDGTAEAAGAGGRAPRSGGAGMEP, encoded by the coding sequence ATGGGCCGCGGGCGGCAGCAGGACGGGGAACAGGCCGAGGCGCGGCGCGATCTCGCGGGCATCCAGCGGCCGGTACGCGGCCGGGTGACGGCCGCCGCCGTCATGGAGGCGCTGGCCGCCGCGCTCGCGGTGGCGCCGATGGTGGCCGTCGTCGAACTCGCCCGGCGGCTGCTGGACGGGGTGGACGCGCACGGCCGCTGGAGCGGCGACTCCGGCGGCCTGTGGACCGTCACGTGGTGGGCGGCCGGACTGCTCGCCGCGCGACTGGTGCTGTCGCTGCTGGCCGCGCTGGTCAGCCACCTCGCCGACGCCGACCTCGCGATCGCGCTGCGCCGGGCGCTCGCCGACCACCTCGCGGTGCTGCCACTGCGCTGGTTCGCCGGCGGGGTGTCGGCCCAGGTCAAGACGGTCGTGCAGGACGACGTGTCGGCGCTGCACCACGCCGTCGCCCACGCCAGGGGCGACCTCGCGGCGGCCGTGGCGGGCCCGGCCGTCGTGGTCGGCTACCTGCTGTGGGCGGACTGGCGGCTGGCGCTGCTCACCGTCGCGCTGGTCGGCGGCGCGCAGACGATCCGGATGCGGCTGGCCGCCAGGACCGCGGCGCCGCTGCGCCGGATCGGCGCGGCCCGCCTCGAACTGTCGGCCGCGACGATCGAGTTGGTGCGCGGTATCGCGGTCGCGAAGGCGTTCGGCGGGCAGGGCGCGCCGCGCCGCTTCACCGAGGCAGCCGCCGAGTACGCCGACGCGGGCGAGGAGGCGCAGGCCGGTTTCGCCAAGCAGCGCGGTCTGACCCGGGCCACGGTGGCACCGACCACGGTGCTGCTGCTCGTCACCGGCTGCGGGATCGCGCTGGTCGGGGCGGGCTGGACCGACCCGGTGCGGGTGATCGCGTTCGTGCTGCTGGGCCTGGGCCTGTTCGAGCAGCTCACCCCGATCTACGCGGCCCGCGACCAGGCCCGCCGGGCCCGCGCGGCCGCGCACCGCGTCGCGGGCCTGCTGCGCGAGCCGGCCGAGGCCGTGCCCGCGCACCCGGCGGCCCTCGCGCTCGCCCCCGGTGCGGCGCCCACGCTCACCTTCGACGGCGTGCGCTTCGGCTACACCGAGGACCGCGAGGTGCTGCACGGCATCGACGCGGTGCTGCGGCCCGGCACCGTGACCGCCGTGGTCGGGCCGTCCGGCGCCGGCAAGTCCACGCTGGGGCTGCTGCCCGCCCGGTTCCAGGACGTGACCGGCGGCGCGGTGCGGCTGGACGGCACCGACATCCGCGAGTTGGACCGGGCCGAACTCCACCGCCACGTCGGGTTCGTCTTCCAGGACGTGGTGCTGCTGCGGCAGTCCGTCCGGGACAACATCGCGCTCGGCGACCCCGGTGCGAGCCCCGAGCGGGTCGAGGCCGCCGCCCGCGCGGCCGCGATCCACGACCGCGTCCTGCAACTCCCGCGCGGCTACGACTCCGTGATCGGTGAGGACGCGCGGCTGTCGGGCGGCGAGGCGCAGCGCGTCTCCATCGCCCGCGCGCTGCTCGCCGACACCTCGATCGTCGTCCTGGACGAGGCGAGCGCCTTCGCGGACCCCGAGTCCGAGGCCGCGGTGCAGGACGCCGTGGCGCGGCTCGCCGCCGGCCGCACCCTGCTGGTCATCGCGCACCGGCTGCGGACCGTCGTGGACGCCGACCAGATCCTCGTGCTCGACGCGGGCGAGGTGGTCGAACGCGGCACCCACCGCGACCTGCTGGCCGCGGACGGCGCCTACGCCCGCATGTGGCGGGCCCAGCACCCGCCCGAGAGCGCCCCGCCGGCGCCGCGCCCGGCCGAGGAGGCGGGGAGGACGGCCGTACCGCCGTCGGCGGTCGGCACGGCCGGCGGCGCGGCGGACGCCCCGGCGTCCGCCGACGGCACCGGTCTGCCCGCGGCGGAGGCCGGTTCGGACGCCGCCGCCGTCCATCCGGCACGCCCGGCCGGCCCGGGCGGCGTGACGGCGTCCGTCGGCGCGGACGGCGACGAGGCCGCCGCCTCCCGCGCCGCGGCGGCGGAGGGCACGGCAGACGCCCCGGCGTCCGCCGCCTCCCCCGCGCCGCGGGCCCCGGGCGAGGCGGCTGCGACCGCGCCGGCGGCGACCGCGCAGGCCGGTGCGAAGACGGCCGGTGCGAAGACGCCCGACGGGAGGGCGTCCGACGGGAGGGCGTCCGACGGAAGGGCGTCCGACCCCGCCGCCCCGCAGGGCATCCTGCGGATGCTCGGCCGGGTGCTGGGCGACAGCCGGCGGCGGCTGGTGGCCGGCTACCTCGCCGCCACCGCGCTGTACGCGATCAGCGAGGGCGCCGCGTTCGGCCTGCTGGTGCCGCTGCTGACCGCGCTGCTGGAAGGCGACACGAGCCGGGCGGCACTGTGGCTGCCGGCCGAGGCCGCGGCGGTGGTGGTCGGCTGGTTCGCGCACTACGCGATGGAGATGCGCGCCCTGCGCCTGTCGGCGACCTGGCAGCGCGGCCTGTACGAGAAGCTGGGCGCGCACGTGGTGCGGCTGCCGCTGGGCTGGTTCGACGAGCGCAGGACCGGCGAACTCCCCCGGCTGATCGGGCCGGGCGTGGAGACGGTGACGCTCGGCGTGCGGCTCGCGCAGGTGCTGATCGGCGCGCTGGTCACGCCGGCCGTGATCTTCGTGTTCCTGCTCTGCTACGACTGGCGGATCGCGGTGTCGGTCCTGGTCACCGTCCCGGTGGTGCTGGCCGTGTTCGCGGTCGCCCGGCGGGTGACGGACCGGACGGAGGCCGAGCACGACGCGGCGGCGTCCGAGGCGGGTGCCCGGCTGGTGGAGTTCGCCGGCGCGCAGCCGGTGCTGCGGGCCTACGGGCGCGACGCGGCGGACCGCGGCCTGCTGGGCGAGGCGCTGGAGGCGCAGCACCGCGCCGCGCGGCGCGAGGTGCTGGGCGCCCTGCCCGGCCAGAACCTCGGCCGGCTGGCGATCCAACTCGCCTTCACCGCCGTGCTGGTGGTGGGCATGCGGCTGGCGACGGGCGGGGACGTCGGGGCGGCGCGGCTGGTGGCGCTGCTGGTGCTGGGCGTGCACTTCCTCCAGCCCTTCGGGGTGGTGGCCGGCGCCGCCAGCGGGCTGCGCGCCACGCGGGCGGCGGTGGCGCGGGTGGCCGCCGTCCTGGACACGGCGCCGCTGCCGGAGCCGGCCGAGCCGGCACCGCTGCGGACGCCGGACCGCCCGGGGCCGCCCTCGGTCCGGCTGACCGGTGTCCGCTTCGGCTACGGCGACACGTCGGCGCCGGAGTACCGCCCGGTGCTGGACGGCGTGGACCTGGAGGTGCCGGCGGGCCGCACGGTCGCGCTGGTGGGCCCGTCGGGGGCGGGCAAGACCACCGTCACCAAGCTGGTGGCGCGCTTCTTCGACGTGGACGGCGGCCGGGTGGAGGTCGGGGGCCTGGACGTGCGGGAAGTGGCGTCGGCGGAGCTGACCGGCGCGGTGTCGCTGGTCTTCCAGGACGTGTACCTGACCGACGGCACCATCGAGGAGAACATCCGGCTCGGCCGCCCCGACGCGACCGACGAGGAGGTCCGGACGGCCGCCCGGCGGGCCCGGGTGGAGCCGATCGCCCAGCGGCTGCCGGACGGCTGGGCGAGCCGGGTCGGCGAGGGCGGGCGGCTGCTGTCCGGCGGCGAGCGGCAGCGGGTGGCGATCGCCCGCGCGCTGTTGAAGGACGCGCCGGTCGTGCTGCTGGACGAGGCCACCTCGGCGCTCGACGCGGAGAACGAGGCGGCCGTCCACCAGGCGCTCGCCGAACTCGGCACCGGCCGCACCCTGCTGGTCGTCGCCCACCGCCTGACCACGGTGGCCGGCGCGGACCGGATCGCGGTGCTCGACGACGGCCGGGTGGTCGAGGAGGGCACGCACGCGGACCTGCTTGCACGCGGCGGGCGGTACGCGCGGCTGTGGGCGGAGCACGAGCGGGCGCGCGGCTGGCGGATCGCGTCGTCGGCGGACCCGTCGGTCCCGGGCGCGGACGCGTCGCCCGCGGTCGCGTCGCCCGCGGACGAGTCGCCCGCGGACGAGTCGCCCGCGAACGGCAGGGCAGCGAACGGCCCTGGCACGGACGGGGCCGGCGGTGCGGGCGGCACCGGCGGTGCACACGGGGACGGTACGGCCGAGGCCGCAGGTGCGGGGGGTCGCGCGCCCCGGTCCGGCGGCGCCGGAATGGAACCGTGA
- a CDS encoding TerD family protein has protein sequence MTPGSNVPLSVPRVVVDVSAPVRLDVSGLLLTADGKVRSDDDFVFYNQPEGPGVSHHSGGRSAPDSIEVDTAAVPAEIDKIVVTASIDGGGVFAGTTPAATVRGGDGSVVATFEPTGLGPETALVVVEIYRRGGAWKVRAVGQGYANGLAGIATDFGVSVEEPAAPAAPAAPAAPTPPPAPPAAPPAAPFGAPPAGPPAAHLPPPPQGAPAAQFPPPPGAVTPPAPPAPPAAAPGAGRISLDKGRVNLQKNQSVSLVKGGRPVLSRVKMGLGWEPAWGGRSIDLDASVIVYGPQREHITTCYFGRLTVLNGSIQHSGDNLTGAGSGDDEVITIDLGTLPANATGLVFTVNSYSGQKLNKVAKAFCRLYDAATNEEMVRFDLTHGEAKRGVLMAKMIKQNSGEWEMTALGEFADGRTAKDMVRPGAAAL, from the coding sequence ATGACGCCTGGCTCGAACGTGCCGCTCTCCGTGCCCCGAGTGGTGGTGGACGTCTCCGCACCGGTGCGGCTCGACGTGTCGGGCCTGCTCCTCACCGCCGACGGCAAGGTGCGTTCCGACGACGACTTCGTCTTCTACAACCAGCCCGAGGGCCCCGGGGTGAGCCATCACTCCGGCGGCCGCTCCGCGCCGGACTCGATCGAGGTGGACACCGCGGCGGTGCCCGCCGAGATCGACAAGATCGTGGTGACCGCCAGCATCGACGGCGGCGGGGTCTTCGCGGGCACCACCCCGGCCGCGACGGTCCGCGGCGGCGACGGCTCGGTGGTCGCCACGTTCGAGCCGACCGGGCTCGGGCCGGAGACGGCGCTGGTGGTCGTGGAGATCTACCGGCGCGGCGGCGCCTGGAAGGTCCGCGCGGTCGGCCAGGGGTACGCCAACGGACTGGCCGGTATCGCCACCGACTTCGGGGTGAGTGTCGAGGAGCCCGCGGCACCGGCCGCCCCGGCCGCCCCGGCCGCGCCCACGCCCCCGCCGGCGCCTCCCGCCGCTCCCCCGGCCGCGCCCTTCGGCGCTCCCCCGGCCGGACCGCCCGCCGCGCACCTGCCGCCGCCCCCGCAGGGCGCCCCCGCCGCGCAGTTCCCGCCCCCGCCCGGCGCCGTCACCCCGCCCGCGCCCCCGGCGCCTCCGGCCGCCGCACCCGGCGCCGGCAGGATCAGCCTCGACAAGGGCCGGGTGAACCTCCAGAAGAACCAGTCGGTCTCGCTGGTCAAGGGGGGCCGCCCGGTGCTGTCCCGGGTGAAGATGGGCCTGGGCTGGGAGCCGGCCTGGGGCGGCCGCTCGATCGACCTGGACGCCTCGGTCATCGTCTACGGGCCGCAGCGTGAGCACATCACGACCTGCTACTTCGGCCGGCTGACCGTCCTCAACGGCTCGATCCAGCACTCCGGGGACAACCTGACCGGGGCCGGCTCGGGCGACGACGAGGTCATCACCATCGACCTGGGCACGCTCCCGGCCAACGCCACCGGACTGGTCTTCACCGTCAACTCCTACAGCGGCCAGAAGCTCAACAAGGTCGCGAAGGCGTTCTGCCGGCTCTACGACGCGGCCACCAACGAGGAGATGGTGCGCTTCGACCTCACCCACGGCGAGGCCAAGCGGGGCGTGTTGATGGCGAAGATGATCAAACAGAACTCGGGCGAGTGGGAGATGACGGCGCTCGGCGAGTTCGCCGACGGGCGCACCGCCAAGGACATGGTCCGCCCGGGCGCGGCGGCGCTCTGA
- a CDS encoding HNH endonuclease family protein — MPENRLLHGICASAGAALLAAAILLTGSGTAQAALPTPIAASTARTYLSGMTATAETHASTYDRDLFPTWITISGTCDTREYVIKRDGSNVVTDSSCKATSGGWTSPYDGVTTTDPSTFDIDHLVPLSEAWDSGAWAWTTAQRQAFANDTTRPQLLAVSAHSNRSKGDDDPAEWLPQASYQCTYARAYVQVKHYYGLTVDSAEKSALSSVLSGC; from the coding sequence ATGCCCGAAAACCGTCTCCTGCACGGCATTTGCGCGTCAGCCGGGGCAGCTCTGCTCGCGGCCGCGATCCTGCTCACCGGCAGTGGCACCGCCCAGGCCGCACTGCCGACCCCCATCGCCGCCTCCACCGCCCGCACGTACCTCTCGGGGATGACCGCGACAGCCGAGACGCACGCCTCGACGTACGACCGGGACCTGTTCCCGACCTGGATCACCATCTCCGGCACCTGCGACACCCGCGAGTACGTCATCAAGCGCGACGGCTCGAACGTCGTCACCGACAGCTCCTGCAAGGCGACTTCGGGCGGCTGGACCAGCCCGTACGACGGCGTCACGACCACCGACCCCTCGACCTTCGACATCGACCACCTCGTGCCGCTCTCCGAGGCGTGGGACTCCGGTGCCTGGGCGTGGACCACCGCGCAGCGCCAGGCGTTCGCCAACGACACCACCCGGCCCCAACTCCTGGCGGTCTCGGCGCACTCCAACCGCTCCAAGGGTGACGACGACCCGGCGGAGTGGCTGCCGCAGGCGTCCTACCAGTGCACGTACGCGCGAGCGTACGTGCAGGTCAAGCACTACTACGGTCTGACCGTGGACAGCGCCGAGAAGTCCGCGCTCAGCTCGGTCCTCAGCGGCTGCTAG